The following are from one region of the Carassius auratus strain Wakin chromosome 13, ASM336829v1, whole genome shotgun sequence genome:
- the LOC113113019 gene encoding nucleolar and coiled-body phosphoprotein 1-like isoform X2 produces the protein MAQDSTVPSDLYQHVYSFLVENKFAKAAKEFLKQAKVKPQDQNEDNLLDIFNFWVKSPETKKRKAVPSGPSAVNGPSAKKAKKAAESSSSEDSSSEEEAAPAKKVKGQAKAPAPKKPAAVAAKKSSSSEDSSDSEDEAQAKTAAKKPAAVRPAAPVRKKDPSSSSEESDSDEEPAKAPAKGAKAKPAAGTPKPASTPGSAAQKKQDSSSSEDSSSESEDEGPVKSAVKKPVLLKTAPAKPAESSSEESSSDEEDAPPTKKPKTGPFNAVPPPGTLTTPAPVKAPAPGKTVTPKAAAQKDSSSSDSSDSSSEDEAKKPAAKTAVVKAAQAKKAPAKIAPAQKKDSSSSESSSSEDEAAKPAVKGTPAKAASAKSTPAKAASAKSTPAKVTPAADKASSSSSEDSDDEEEAKKPAAKAVPVKPAPAKKTASKVKPAAEESSSSSSESEEDKPAPKPTPAKAAPAKAAPPKKTPAKKDHSSSSDSDSSEDEAPVKPAATSKALSAPKPAVKPAESSSDSDSSSDDEKPQKKATTTPVSKPAAAATTKSPASASKPPAPASKTTAETSSSDSDSSSEDEKKVKTTVTPKASAAKPAVTPVSAKKAESSSSASDSSDSETEAKKTPAKPAVTNGKTATTKTPTSAAKTPAKKTAESSSSSDSSSDEEESPKTPAVKTPPAAKTKAEDSSSEEEETTKTPVTTNGTKSKKKGKEEETTTPQNKMTTSTPHTFPRTKQKETNAPFRRVRDEEIELDPRLANNSFDAKMGANGDWGQKANNVLKFTKGKSFRHEKTKKKRGSYRGGAISTSVNSIKFDSD, from the exons ATGGCGCAAGACAGTACGGTGCCCAGCGATCTCTACCAGCATGTGTACTCGTTTCTCGTGGAAAACAAGTTCGCCAAAGCCGCAAAAGAGTTTTTAAAGCAGGCTAAAGTG AAACCTCAAGACCAAAATGAGGACAATCTCTTGGACATcttcaatttttgggtgaa GTCCCCAGAAACCAAAAAGCGTAAAGCAGTCCCCAGCGGCCCATCGGCGGTCAACGGCCCGTCAGCAAAGAAAGCCAAGAAAGCTGCTGAGAGCTCAAGTAGTGAGGACTCCAGCAGTGAAGAAGAAGCTGCACCTGCCAAGAAAGTCAAAGGACAAG CGAAAGCTCCTGCTCCAAAGAAGCCAGCAGCTGTAGCTGCTAAAAAGAGCAGCAGCTCTGAAGACTCCAGCGACTCGGAGGATGAAGCTCAGGCTAAAACTGCAGCAAAG AAGCCTGCCGCTGTGAGACCTGCAGCCCCCGTCAGGAAGAAAGACCCCAGTTCCAGCAGCGAGGAGTCGGACTCGGATGAGGAGCCGGCCAAAGCTCCAGCTAAAG GAGCCAAGGCCAAGCCTGCGGCAGGGACCCCGAAACCGGCGTCCACTCCAGGGTCTGCAGCTCAGAAGAAAcaggacagcagcagcagcgaggaCAGCTCCAGTGAATCAGAGGACGAGGGTCCAGTGAAG AGCGCAGTAAAAAAACCAGTCCTATTGAAGACCGCTCCAGCTAAACCTGCAGAGTCCAGCAGTGAGGAGTCATCCTCAGATGAGGAAGATGCTCCTCCTACGAAGAAACCCAAGACTG GTCCATTCAATGCCGTCCCGCCTCCAGGAACACTGACGACTCCTGCTCCAGTCAAAGCTCCTG CTCCAGGGAAGACTGTGACTCCCAAAGCTGCTGCTCAGAAGGACTCGTCCAGTTCGGACAGCTCTG ATTCAAGTTCAGAGGATGAAGCAAAGAAACCAGCTGCTAAAACTGCTGTGGTTAAAGCAGCCCAGGCTAAGAAAGCACCTGCAAAGATCGCTCCTGCTCAGAAAAAGGACTCTTCAAGCTCCGAATCTTCAAGCTCAGAGGACGAAGCAGCAAAGCCTGCTGTCAAAGGCACACCTGCTAAAGCAGCATCTGCTAAATCTACACCCGCTAAAGCAGCATCTGCTAAATCTACACCCGCTAAAGTCACCCCTGCTGCAGACAAGGCTTCATCTTCTAGCTCTGAAGACTCAGACGATGAGGAGGAGGCCAAGAAACCAGCAGCTAAAGCTGTCCCAGTTAAACCTGCGCCAGCCAAGAAAACAGCATCTAAAGTCAAGCCTGCTGCAGAAGAATCGTCATCATCGAGCTCCGAGTCTGAGGAAGACAAACCGGCCCCAAAACCAACCCCAGCCAAGGCTGCTCCTGCTAAAGCTGCTCCCCCAAAGAAGACCCCTGCTAAGAAAGACCATTCCTCAAGTTCAG ATTCAGACAGCTCTGAAGATGAAGCCCCAGTTAAACCAGCAGCCACGTCCAAGGCTTTGAGCGCTCCTAAACCTGCAGTCAAACCCGCCGAATCCAGCTCGGACTCGGACAGCTCTTCAGATGATGAGAAACCTCAGAAGAAGGCCACCACCACACCGGTGTCCAAACCAGCAGCGGCTGCTACTACCAAGAGCCCTGCTTCTGCCTCCAAACCACCTGCTCCAGCCAGTAAGACCACAGCGGAGACCAGCAGCAGCGATTCGGACAGCTCCAGTGAAGACGAGAAGAAAGTGAAGACTACTGTGACCCCCAAAGCGTCAGCAGCTAAGCCGGCCGTGACTCCAGTTAGCGCCAAGAAAGCCGAGAGCAGTAGCTCTGCATCTGACAGCTCAGACTCTGAGACCGAGGCTAAGAAGACTCCCGCCAAGCCTGCCGTCACCAATGGAAAGACTGCTACAACAAAAACACCCACCTCAGCAGCGAAGACGCCGGCTAAGAAGACGGCAGAGTCTTCCTCCTCCAGTGACAGCAGCTCTGATGAAGAGGAGTCTCCTAAAACCCCAGCTGTGAAGACCCCACCTGCTGCGAAGACCAAAGCTGAGGACTCTTCATCTGAAGAAGAGGAGACGACCAAGACTCCTGTCACAACAAACG GcacaaagagcaaaaaaaagGGCAAAGAGGAAGAGACGACAACACCCCAGAACAAAATGACCACCTCCACACCTCACACTTTTCCCAGAACCAAACAGAAG GAAACCAATGCTCCTTTTCGTAGAGTAAGAGACGAGGAAATTGAGCTGGATCCCCGCCTGGCAAACAATTCATTCGATGCAAAG ATGGGAGCCAATGGTGACTGGGGCCAGAAAGCCAACAATGTGCTTAAATTTACCAAGGGCAAATCTTTCCGGCATGAGAAGACCAAGAAGAAGCGTGGCAGTTATAGAGGAGGTGCGATCTCCACCTCAGTGAACTCCATTAAGTTTGACAGCGACTGA
- the LOC113113019 gene encoding nucleolar and coiled-body phosphoprotein 1-like isoform X1, whose protein sequence is MAQDSTVPSDLYQHVYSFLVENKFAKAAKEFLKQAKVKPQDQNEDNLLDIFNFWVKSPETKKRKAVPSGPSAVNGPSAKKAKKAAESSSSEDSSSEEEAAPAKKVKGQAKAPAPKKPAAVAAKKSSSSEDSSDSEDEAQAKTAAKKPAAVRPAAPVRKKDPSSSSEESDSDEEPAKAPAKGAKAKPAAGTPKPASTPGSAAQKKQDSSSSEDSSSESEDEGPVKSAVKKPVLLKTAPAKPAESSSEESSSDEEDAPPTKKPKTGPFNAVPPPGTLTTPAPVKAPAAPGKTVTPKAAAQKDSSSSDSSDSSSEDEAKKPAAKTAVVKAAQAKKAPAKIAPAQKKDSSSSESSSSEDEAAKPAVKGTPAKAASAKSTPAKAASAKSTPAKVTPAADKASSSSSEDSDDEEEAKKPAAKAVPVKPAPAKKTASKVKPAAEESSSSSSESEEDKPAPKPTPAKAAPAKAAPPKKTPAKKDHSSSSDSDSSEDEAPVKPAATSKALSAPKPAVKPAESSSDSDSSSDDEKPQKKATTTPVSKPAAAATTKSPASASKPPAPASKTTAETSSSDSDSSSEDEKKVKTTVTPKASAAKPAVTPVSAKKAESSSSASDSSDSETEAKKTPAKPAVTNGKTATTKTPTSAAKTPAKKTAESSSSSDSSSDEEESPKTPAVKTPPAAKTKAEDSSSEEEETTKTPVTTNGTKSKKKGKEEETTTPQNKMTTSTPHTFPRTKQKETNAPFRRVRDEEIELDPRLANNSFDAKMGANGDWGQKANNVLKFTKGKSFRHEKTKKKRGSYRGGAISTSVNSIKFDSD, encoded by the exons ATGGCGCAAGACAGTACGGTGCCCAGCGATCTCTACCAGCATGTGTACTCGTTTCTCGTGGAAAACAAGTTCGCCAAAGCCGCAAAAGAGTTTTTAAAGCAGGCTAAAGTG AAACCTCAAGACCAAAATGAGGACAATCTCTTGGACATcttcaatttttgggtgaa GTCCCCAGAAACCAAAAAGCGTAAAGCAGTCCCCAGCGGCCCATCGGCGGTCAACGGCCCGTCAGCAAAGAAAGCCAAGAAAGCTGCTGAGAGCTCAAGTAGTGAGGACTCCAGCAGTGAAGAAGAAGCTGCACCTGCCAAGAAAGTCAAAGGACAAG CGAAAGCTCCTGCTCCAAAGAAGCCAGCAGCTGTAGCTGCTAAAAAGAGCAGCAGCTCTGAAGACTCCAGCGACTCGGAGGATGAAGCTCAGGCTAAAACTGCAGCAAAG AAGCCTGCCGCTGTGAGACCTGCAGCCCCCGTCAGGAAGAAAGACCCCAGTTCCAGCAGCGAGGAGTCGGACTCGGATGAGGAGCCGGCCAAAGCTCCAGCTAAAG GAGCCAAGGCCAAGCCTGCGGCAGGGACCCCGAAACCGGCGTCCACTCCAGGGTCTGCAGCTCAGAAGAAAcaggacagcagcagcagcgaggaCAGCTCCAGTGAATCAGAGGACGAGGGTCCAGTGAAG AGCGCAGTAAAAAAACCAGTCCTATTGAAGACCGCTCCAGCTAAACCTGCAGAGTCCAGCAGTGAGGAGTCATCCTCAGATGAGGAAGATGCTCCTCCTACGAAGAAACCCAAGACTG GTCCATTCAATGCCGTCCCGCCTCCAGGAACACTGACGACTCCTGCTCCAGTCAAAGCTCCTG CAGCTCCAGGGAAGACTGTGACTCCCAAAGCTGCTGCTCAGAAGGACTCGTCCAGTTCGGACAGCTCTG ATTCAAGTTCAGAGGATGAAGCAAAGAAACCAGCTGCTAAAACTGCTGTGGTTAAAGCAGCCCAGGCTAAGAAAGCACCTGCAAAGATCGCTCCTGCTCAGAAAAAGGACTCTTCAAGCTCCGAATCTTCAAGCTCAGAGGACGAAGCAGCAAAGCCTGCTGTCAAAGGCACACCTGCTAAAGCAGCATCTGCTAAATCTACACCCGCTAAAGCAGCATCTGCTAAATCTACACCCGCTAAAGTCACCCCTGCTGCAGACAAGGCTTCATCTTCTAGCTCTGAAGACTCAGACGATGAGGAGGAGGCCAAGAAACCAGCAGCTAAAGCTGTCCCAGTTAAACCTGCGCCAGCCAAGAAAACAGCATCTAAAGTCAAGCCTGCTGCAGAAGAATCGTCATCATCGAGCTCCGAGTCTGAGGAAGACAAACCGGCCCCAAAACCAACCCCAGCCAAGGCTGCTCCTGCTAAAGCTGCTCCCCCAAAGAAGACCCCTGCTAAGAAAGACCATTCCTCAAGTTCAG ATTCAGACAGCTCTGAAGATGAAGCCCCAGTTAAACCAGCAGCCACGTCCAAGGCTTTGAGCGCTCCTAAACCTGCAGTCAAACCCGCCGAATCCAGCTCGGACTCGGACAGCTCTTCAGATGATGAGAAACCTCAGAAGAAGGCCACCACCACACCGGTGTCCAAACCAGCAGCGGCTGCTACTACCAAGAGCCCTGCTTCTGCCTCCAAACCACCTGCTCCAGCCAGTAAGACCACAGCGGAGACCAGCAGCAGCGATTCGGACAGCTCCAGTGAAGACGAGAAGAAAGTGAAGACTACTGTGACCCCCAAAGCGTCAGCAGCTAAGCCGGCCGTGACTCCAGTTAGCGCCAAGAAAGCCGAGAGCAGTAGCTCTGCATCTGACAGCTCAGACTCTGAGACCGAGGCTAAGAAGACTCCCGCCAAGCCTGCCGTCACCAATGGAAAGACTGCTACAACAAAAACACCCACCTCAGCAGCGAAGACGCCGGCTAAGAAGACGGCAGAGTCTTCCTCCTCCAGTGACAGCAGCTCTGATGAAGAGGAGTCTCCTAAAACCCCAGCTGTGAAGACCCCACCTGCTGCGAAGACCAAAGCTGAGGACTCTTCATCTGAAGAAGAGGAGACGACCAAGACTCCTGTCACAACAAACG GcacaaagagcaaaaaaaagGGCAAAGAGGAAGAGACGACAACACCCCAGAACAAAATGACCACCTCCACACCTCACACTTTTCCCAGAACCAAACAGAAG GAAACCAATGCTCCTTTTCGTAGAGTAAGAGACGAGGAAATTGAGCTGGATCCCCGCCTGGCAAACAATTCATTCGATGCAAAG ATGGGAGCCAATGGTGACTGGGGCCAGAAAGCCAACAATGTGCTTAAATTTACCAAGGGCAAATCTTTCCGGCATGAGAAGACCAAGAAGAAGCGTGGCAGTTATAGAGGAGGTGCGATCTCCACCTCAGTGAACTCCATTAAGTTTGACAGCGACTGA
- the LOC113113019 gene encoding nucleolar and coiled-body phosphoprotein 1-like isoform X3 gives MAQDSTVPSDLYQHVYSFLVENKFAKAAKEFLKQAKVKPQDQNEDNLLDIFNFWVKSPETKKRKAVPSGPSAVNGPSAKKAKKAAESSSSEDSSSEEEAAPAKKVKGQAKAPAPKKPAAVAAKKSSSSEDSSDSEDEAQAKTAAKKPAAVRPAAPVRKKDPSSSSEESDSDEEPAKAPAKGAKAKPAAGTPKPASTPGSAAQKKQDSSSSEDSSSESEDEGPVKSAVKKPVLLKTAPAKPAESSSEESSSDEEDAPPTKKPKTGPFNAVPPPGTLTTPAPVKAPAAPGKTVTPKAAAQKDSSSSDSSDSSSEDEAKKPAAKTAVVKAAQAKKAPAKIAPAQKKDSSSSESSSSEDEAAKPAVKGTPAKAASAKSTPAKAASAKSTPAKVTPAADKASSSSSEDSDDEEEAKKPAAKAVPVKPAPAKKTASKVKPAAEESSSSSSESEEDKPAPKPTPAKAAPAKAAPPKKTPAKKDHSSSSDSDSSEDEAPVKPAATSKALSAPKPAVKPAESSSDSDSSSDDEKPQKKATTTPVSKPAAAATTKSPASASKPPAPASKTTAETSSSDSDSSSEDEKKVKTTVTPKASAAKPAVTPVSAKKAESSSSASDSSDSETEAKKTPAKPAVTNGKTATTKTPTSAAKTPAKKTAESSSSSDSSSDEEESPKTPAVKTPPAAKTKAEDSSSEEEETTKTPVTTNGTKSKKKGKEEETTTPQNKMTTSTPHTFPRTKQKSKRRGN, from the exons ATGGCGCAAGACAGTACGGTGCCCAGCGATCTCTACCAGCATGTGTACTCGTTTCTCGTGGAAAACAAGTTCGCCAAAGCCGCAAAAGAGTTTTTAAAGCAGGCTAAAGTG AAACCTCAAGACCAAAATGAGGACAATCTCTTGGACATcttcaatttttgggtgaa GTCCCCAGAAACCAAAAAGCGTAAAGCAGTCCCCAGCGGCCCATCGGCGGTCAACGGCCCGTCAGCAAAGAAAGCCAAGAAAGCTGCTGAGAGCTCAAGTAGTGAGGACTCCAGCAGTGAAGAAGAAGCTGCACCTGCCAAGAAAGTCAAAGGACAAG CGAAAGCTCCTGCTCCAAAGAAGCCAGCAGCTGTAGCTGCTAAAAAGAGCAGCAGCTCTGAAGACTCCAGCGACTCGGAGGATGAAGCTCAGGCTAAAACTGCAGCAAAG AAGCCTGCCGCTGTGAGACCTGCAGCCCCCGTCAGGAAGAAAGACCCCAGTTCCAGCAGCGAGGAGTCGGACTCGGATGAGGAGCCGGCCAAAGCTCCAGCTAAAG GAGCCAAGGCCAAGCCTGCGGCAGGGACCCCGAAACCGGCGTCCACTCCAGGGTCTGCAGCTCAGAAGAAAcaggacagcagcagcagcgaggaCAGCTCCAGTGAATCAGAGGACGAGGGTCCAGTGAAG AGCGCAGTAAAAAAACCAGTCCTATTGAAGACCGCTCCAGCTAAACCTGCAGAGTCCAGCAGTGAGGAGTCATCCTCAGATGAGGAAGATGCTCCTCCTACGAAGAAACCCAAGACTG GTCCATTCAATGCCGTCCCGCCTCCAGGAACACTGACGACTCCTGCTCCAGTCAAAGCTCCTG CAGCTCCAGGGAAGACTGTGACTCCCAAAGCTGCTGCTCAGAAGGACTCGTCCAGTTCGGACAGCTCTG ATTCAAGTTCAGAGGATGAAGCAAAGAAACCAGCTGCTAAAACTGCTGTGGTTAAAGCAGCCCAGGCTAAGAAAGCACCTGCAAAGATCGCTCCTGCTCAGAAAAAGGACTCTTCAAGCTCCGAATCTTCAAGCTCAGAGGACGAAGCAGCAAAGCCTGCTGTCAAAGGCACACCTGCTAAAGCAGCATCTGCTAAATCTACACCCGCTAAAGCAGCATCTGCTAAATCTACACCCGCTAAAGTCACCCCTGCTGCAGACAAGGCTTCATCTTCTAGCTCTGAAGACTCAGACGATGAGGAGGAGGCCAAGAAACCAGCAGCTAAAGCTGTCCCAGTTAAACCTGCGCCAGCCAAGAAAACAGCATCTAAAGTCAAGCCTGCTGCAGAAGAATCGTCATCATCGAGCTCCGAGTCTGAGGAAGACAAACCGGCCCCAAAACCAACCCCAGCCAAGGCTGCTCCTGCTAAAGCTGCTCCCCCAAAGAAGACCCCTGCTAAGAAAGACCATTCCTCAAGTTCAG ATTCAGACAGCTCTGAAGATGAAGCCCCAGTTAAACCAGCAGCCACGTCCAAGGCTTTGAGCGCTCCTAAACCTGCAGTCAAACCCGCCGAATCCAGCTCGGACTCGGACAGCTCTTCAGATGATGAGAAACCTCAGAAGAAGGCCACCACCACACCGGTGTCCAAACCAGCAGCGGCTGCTACTACCAAGAGCCCTGCTTCTGCCTCCAAACCACCTGCTCCAGCCAGTAAGACCACAGCGGAGACCAGCAGCAGCGATTCGGACAGCTCCAGTGAAGACGAGAAGAAAGTGAAGACTACTGTGACCCCCAAAGCGTCAGCAGCTAAGCCGGCCGTGACTCCAGTTAGCGCCAAGAAAGCCGAGAGCAGTAGCTCTGCATCTGACAGCTCAGACTCTGAGACCGAGGCTAAGAAGACTCCCGCCAAGCCTGCCGTCACCAATGGAAAGACTGCTACAACAAAAACACCCACCTCAGCAGCGAAGACGCCGGCTAAGAAGACGGCAGAGTCTTCCTCCTCCAGTGACAGCAGCTCTGATGAAGAGGAGTCTCCTAAAACCCCAGCTGTGAAGACCCCACCTGCTGCGAAGACCAAAGCTGAGGACTCTTCATCTGAAGAAGAGGAGACGACCAAGACTCCTGTCACAACAAACG GcacaaagagcaaaaaaaagGGCAAAGAGGAAGAGACGACAACACCCCAGAACAAAATGACCACCTCCACACCTCACACTTTTCCCAGAACCAAACAGAAG AGTAAGAGACGAGGAAATTGA